In the Ruminococcus sp. OA3 genome, one interval contains:
- a CDS encoding DJ-1/PfpI family protein, which produces MVVNVLLYDSFETMDAFVPVSILGKLPEHFYMNYLSISGGVINSSQDVKVWTEPLEENAGGDILLIPGGKGAKRLILQEQDTLRLIKDAAGAAGTVMMVGSGSAILAQTGELYHRTVAEFAGGDNWKRMFTAGIYWTGDTGWISDGKYYSCRRSADASDMMLGMIADLIDIDDARKAAKALGLQWSEYDCMDR; this is translated from the coding sequence ATGGTAGTAAATGTTCTGCTGTATGACAGCTTTGAAACAATGGATGCGTTTGTACCGGTCAGCATTTTAGGAAAACTGCCGGAACATTTTTATATGAATTATCTATCCATATCAGGCGGAGTTATCAACAGCTCGCAGGATGTTAAGGTGTGGACGGAACCACTGGAAGAAAATGCGGGAGGGGATATCCTGCTGATTCCGGGTGGAAAAGGCGCAAAGCGCCTGATCCTGCAGGAACAGGACACGCTGAGACTTATAAAAGACGCTGCGGGTGCAGCCGGTACAGTCATGATGGTAGGGAGCGGATCGGCTATCCTTGCACAGACAGGGGAATTATACCACAGGACGGTTGCAGAGTTCGCTGGCGGCGATAACTGGAAGCGGATGTTTACCGCGGGAATTTACTGGACAGGGGACACCGGTTGGATCTCTGACGGTAAATATTATTCATGCAGGAGATCGGCTGACGCGTCTGATATGATGCTCGGAATGATCGCAGACCTGATTGACATTGATGATGCGAGAAAGGCTGCAAAAGCGCTCGGACTGCAATGGTCAGAATATGATTGTATGGACCGGTAA
- a CDS encoding SpoIIIAH-like family protein, with protein MKKKIFKKNQIIITALAVMIAVAGYINYSDSRLKTQSAKSSDNSEKTEETADIGDITEEIESLDYDLTDEIAEAAEKENADADSADVDSTDADSEDASAQTPGEAVLTGASTYVAQAKISREQVRSQNKETLLEIINNEELSEEEKQSAVESMVTMTDRIEKEAAAESLLEAKGFENVVVNLNGDTADVMVPTADLESSQLAQIEDAVKRKTGVEPQNIVITPMDETVAE; from the coding sequence TTGAAAAAAAAGATATTCAAAAAAAATCAGATCATTATTACAGCTTTGGCGGTTATGATAGCGGTCGCCGGATATATTAATTATTCGGATTCGCGACTGAAAACACAAAGTGCGAAAAGTTCGGACAACAGTGAAAAAACTGAGGAGACAGCGGACATCGGAGATATCACGGAGGAGATTGAAAGTCTCGATTATGATCTGACGGATGAGATCGCGGAGGCGGCTGAAAAAGAAAATGCGGATGCTGATTCTGCAGATGTTGACTCCACGGATGCCGATTCTGAGGATGCGTCGGCCCAGACACCGGGTGAGGCAGTGCTGACCGGAGCATCTACATACGTGGCGCAGGCTAAGATCAGCCGGGAGCAGGTGCGTTCTCAGAATAAGGAAACGCTGCTGGAGATCATTAACAATGAAGAACTGTCCGAAGAGGAAAAACAGTCTGCTGTAGAGAGTATGGTGACGATGACTGACCGCATTGAGAAAGAGGCGGCAGCAGAATCCCTGCTGGAGGCGAAGGGTTTTGAAAATGTAGTTGTCAATCTGAATGGTGATACGGCGGACGTTATGGTTCCGACGGCAGATCTGGAGTCGTCACAGCTGGCACAGATCGAAGATGCTGTCAAGAGAAAGACCGGTGTGGAACCGCAGAATATCGTGATCACTCCGATGGATGAGACTGTTGCTGAATAG
- a CDS encoding stage III sporulation protein AG translates to MKKEQILVFVLILGLLIVVLLPTKKAKDSKPEEEPGVQVQEAEIQEETMQKQLERQLVETLQQVEGVGTVTAAITLETTGKKIVEKDTPVNDSMTSQEDSQGGKQDSKNSSSEEATVYQKDGEGNQTPYVVSETTPEIRGVVVVAQGGSDPVIVQQIQEAVMALFHVDAHKIKVMKMK, encoded by the coding sequence ATGAAGAAGGAACAGATCCTGGTATTTGTATTAATTCTGGGATTATTGATCGTTGTGCTGCTGCCGACAAAAAAGGCAAAAGATTCGAAACCGGAAGAAGAACCCGGGGTACAGGTGCAGGAAGCGGAAATCCAGGAAGAGACCATGCAAAAACAGCTGGAACGCCAGCTTGTGGAGACACTGCAGCAGGTGGAGGGTGTCGGTACGGTTACCGCAGCAATCACTCTGGAGACAACAGGCAAGAAGATCGTTGAAAAGGATACGCCCGTCAATGATTCCATGACATCGCAGGAGGACAGCCAGGGAGGAAAACAGGATTCAAAAAACAGCAGTTCAGAGGAAGCGACTGTATATCAAAAGGACGGAGAGGGGAATCAGACGCCGTATGTTGTTTCAGAGACGACGCCCGAGATACGGGGAGTCGTTGTGGTGGCGCAGGGAGGAAGTGACCCTGTGATCGTACAGCAAATTCAGGAAGCAGTCATGGCATTATTTCACGTAGATGCACATAAAATAAAAGTGATGAAAATGAAGTGA
- a CDS encoding stage III sporulation protein AF — MTETVYSWMRNLVCYYLVYSIVMNLVPQKQYQMYIKNFMGMLLVVIILTPVLQFFHSERDLQEFFQTEEMRVAWEEARRTEVVFTQESDEYLLYACREEIKEQIGEMLGEYGLYPEDIEVTLKQGEMIEVENIRIQAVSQEESGRISVGEIEIDPEYEKQDPAAEEIRKRLADVYQIDAAHISISIG, encoded by the coding sequence ATGACGGAAACGGTCTACAGCTGGATGAGAAATCTGGTGTGTTACTATCTCGTATATTCTATTGTTATGAATCTTGTACCACAAAAGCAGTATCAGATGTATATAAAGAATTTCATGGGAATGCTGCTGGTAGTCATTATCCTGACACCTGTGCTTCAGTTCTTTCATTCGGAGAGAGATCTGCAGGAATTCTTCCAGACTGAGGAGATGAGAGTAGCCTGGGAAGAGGCGCGGCGTACCGAGGTGGTATTCACCCAGGAAAGTGATGAATATCTGCTGTATGCCTGCCGTGAGGAGATCAAGGAACAGATCGGTGAGATGCTGGGGGAATACGGACTGTATCCGGAAGACATAGAGGTAACGTTAAAACAGGGGGAGATGATTGAGGTGGAGAATATTCGTATACAGGCAGTATCACAGGAGGAGAGCGGCCGTATATCAGTCGGGGAGATTGAAATTGACCCGGAATATGAAAAACAGGATCCTGCCGCAGAGGAGATCCGAAAGCGTTTGGCCGATGTATATCAGATAGATGCTGCGCATATAAGTATTAGTATAGGGTGA
- a CDS encoding stage III sporulation protein AE: MKKNKKRKCMLLILIMSAWFMTMTLLPVTCCASAAGSSDDQLVNSEDYEEELLDDMDTQQMQEIMDELLEDSSFSFLDAMKELLKGETPFSLEWFGEILKESLFSEFEQGRSVLGQVLLLAFAGAVLTSFVHIFDNEKMGDICFYLVYLLVFVLLLKAFGQLSEGLHTTLEGIVSFMQALAPSYYIAITAASGVTSATVFYQIILIVIFCVEYLLVNMMIPAIHIYVLLEFINLLTKEEMLSRISELLKSAILWAQKSMLTVIVGMQIIQSLVAPAVDSLKRSVLGKTVSVIPGVGNAVNAVTEIIFGSAVLIRNCFGVTALIVLIVCSIAPVIRLGFNALVYKFIGAVIQPICDSRLVGCFHAMGEGCGLLLKVLFTTQVMFLLTIVILANSLQ, encoded by the coding sequence ATGAAGAAAAATAAAAAGAGAAAGTGTATGCTCCTGATTCTCATTATGAGCGCCTGGTTTATGACAATGACACTGCTCCCGGTTACCTGCTGTGCATCAGCAGCCGGAAGCAGCGACGACCAGCTGGTGAACAGTGAAGACTATGAGGAAGAACTGCTCGATGATATGGACACTCAGCAGATGCAGGAAATCATGGACGAGCTTTTAGAAGACAGCAGCTTTTCCTTTCTGGATGCGATGAAAGAACTTTTGAAGGGTGAAACACCCTTCAGCCTTGAATGGTTTGGGGAGATACTGAAGGAGAGTCTGTTTTCGGAGTTCGAGCAGGGGCGCAGCGTGCTGGGACAGGTTCTGCTGCTGGCCTTTGCGGGAGCCGTGCTGACGAGCTTTGTACACATATTTGACAATGAGAAAATGGGGGACATCTGTTTTTATCTCGTCTATCTTCTGGTGTTTGTACTGCTTCTGAAAGCGTTTGGCCAGCTGAGCGAAGGATTGCATACAACGCTTGAGGGGATCGTCAGCTTTATGCAGGCACTGGCTCCGTCCTATTATATTGCGATCACGGCGGCTTCCGGTGTGACGTCCGCCACTGTTTTTTACCAGATCATATTGATCGTGATATTCTGTGTGGAGTATCTTCTGGTGAATATGATGATACCGGCGATACACATCTATGTACTGCTGGAATTCATAAATCTGCTGACGAAAGAAGAGATGCTCTCCAGAATATCCGAACTGTTGAAATCTGCAATTTTGTGGGCGCAGAAGAGTATGCTGACGGTCATAGTCGGAATGCAGATTATACAAAGTCTGGTAGCACCGGCTGTTGATTCCCTGAAACGTTCTGTTCTCGGAAAAACTGTCAGTGTGATACCGGGAGTAGGCAATGCGGTCAATGCGGTCACTGAAATCATCTTTGGTTCTGCTGTTCTCATCAGGAACTGTTTCGGGGTAACAGCCCTGATCGTATTGATCGTTTGTTCGATCGCACCTGTTATCCGGCTTGGATTTAACGCACTCGTATATAAGTTTATTGGTGCTGTTATCCAGCCGATCTGTGATTCCCGGCTGGTAGGATGCTTTCACGCGATGGGAGAGGGGTGTGGTCTCCTGCTGAAAGTTCTGTTTACAACGCAGGTTATGTTTCTGCTGACGATCGTGATCCTGGCAAACTCGCTGCAGTGA
- a CDS encoding stage III sporulation AC/AD family protein translates to MDIIKISILGFSGMILGILLKECKPEYSFYISFACGLCILLLATSKVSYLVESLQKIQSNLPVDASYLNILLKMIGLTYIGQFSSSLCRDAGYSAIASQIEIFCKLSLMVISMPVLLTLLDVIQGFLA, encoded by the coding sequence ATGGATATTATCAAAATTTCTATACTGGGGTTTTCCGGAATGATTCTCGGAATCCTTCTGAAAGAGTGTAAACCGGAATATTCTTTCTATATCAGTTTCGCATGCGGTCTGTGTATCCTGCTGCTTGCGACCTCCAAAGTATCCTATCTGGTGGAGTCTCTGCAGAAGATTCAGAGTAATCTTCCGGTAGATGCTTCTTATCTCAATATACTTCTGAAAATGATCGGGCTTACGTATATCGGCCAGTTTTCATCCAGCCTGTGCAGGGATGCCGGATACAGTGCGATCGCATCACAAATTGAAATTTTCTGTAAATTATCATTGATGGTGATCTCCATGCCGGTACTGCTGACACTCCTGGATGTGATTCAGGGATTTCTGGCATGA
- the spoIIIAC gene encoding stage III sporulation protein AC: MEVSIIFKIGAVGILVSVLSQVLKHSGRDEQAFLTSLAGLIIVLFWIIPYINELFDSVRQLFSL; this comes from the coding sequence GTGGAAGTCAGTATTATTTTTAAGATCGGAGCGGTAGGGATACTTGTATCTGTGCTGAGCCAGGTGCTGAAACACAGCGGAAGGGACGAGCAGGCGTTTTTGACGAGTCTGGCAGGACTGATCATCGTGCTGTTCTGGATCATTCCCTATATCAATGAGCTGTTTGACAGTGTCCGACAATTGTTTTCACTGTAG
- a CDS encoding stage III sporulation protein AB translates to MIKMIGIAAVVFSCCSLGLLKSADMKKRLLQLREWQRLVMLLEHEITFNVTLPEAIRTVGNRAKEPFAGFLKSLCEQLDSYTGRSFSEIFVWEATRHLENSSLHSSDIRELCQLADMMGNASKQMQKQILEHYLEELALTIHNLQAQLPEKQRLFRSLGILGGAFLGILLL, encoded by the coding sequence ATGATAAAAATGATAGGTATTGCGGCTGTTGTTTTTTCGTGCTGCAGTCTGGGACTCTTAAAGAGTGCGGATATGAAAAAACGATTGCTGCAGCTTCGGGAGTGGCAGCGCCTCGTGATGCTGCTGGAGCATGAGATCACGTTCAATGTGACGCTGCCTGAGGCGATACGCACGGTCGGCAACCGGGCGAAAGAACCGTTTGCCGGGTTTCTGAAGAGTCTGTGTGAACAGCTGGATTCTTACACGGGACGTTCTTTTTCGGAAATTTTTGTATGGGAGGCTACCAGGCATCTGGAAAACAGCAGCCTGCACTCCTCCGATATCCGTGAATTGTGTCAGCTGGCTGATATGATGGGTAACGCTTCAAAACAGATGCAGAAACAGATCCTGGAACATTACCTGGAAGAGCTTGCACTTACGATTCATAATCTGCAGGCTCAGCTGCCGGAAAAACAGAGGCTGTTTCGGAGCCTTGGGATTCTGGGCGGGGCATTTCTCGGTATTCTATTGCTGTGA